The Ornithodoros turicata isolate Travis chromosome 7, ASM3712646v1, whole genome shotgun sequence genome includes a region encoding these proteins:
- the LOC135401068 gene encoding phospholipid scramblase 1-like isoform X2 — MTGGHNGHSPKSPSTPGSPRRSRSRQPSVSGNVAKGPRQPIEGCAPGLEYLAVIDQLIVQQKVEFVELIPVLPYETVNKYTAKNSMGQFVYSLLEESECLARQCCGSSRCFQMHVFDISNREVMRFIRPLRCTSCIWFCCLQKVEVQAPPGVTIGFVNQNWSVIYPWFNVCDQSGKPLLHILGPCCTMSCPCCCEVRFKITTMTGEEVGQICKQWAGLAKEAFTNADNYGISFPMDMDVHVKACLLGCAMLIDYMFFEVGKAIR, encoded by the exons TCGGTCTCCGGGAATGTAGCAAAAGGCCCACGCCAGCCAATAGAAGGATGTGCACCTGGACTCGAGTACCTGGCAGTCATCGATCAATTAATTGTGCAACAGAAAGTCGAATTTGTGGAACTGA TTCCTGTTTTGCCGTACGAGACTGTCAACAAGTACACAGCGAAGAACTCCATGGGTCAATTCGTCTACAGCCTTCTGGAAG AGAGCGAGTGTCTAGCCCGCCAGTGCTGCGGATCGTCGCGGTGCTTCCAGATGCACGTATTCGACATCAGTAATCGTGAAGTGATGCGCTTCATCCGACCACTGCGTTGCACGTCCTGTATATGGTTTTGCTGCCTTCAG AAAGTCGAGGTCCAAGCACCACCAGGAGTGACGATCGGCTTTGTGAACCAGAATTGGTCGGTCATATACCCTTGGTTCAACGTCTGCGACCAGTCTGGCAAACCATTGCTTCATATATTGGGACCATGCTGCACTATGAGTTGTCCTTGCTGCTGCGAAGTCAGATTTAAG ATAACCACTATGACTGGCGAAGAGGTAGGACAAATCTGCAAGCAATGGGCAGGGCTAGCGAAAGAGGCTTTCACAAATGCTGACAACTACGGCATAAGCTTTCCCATGGACATGGATGTCCATGTGAAGGCGTGCTTGCTTGGTTGCGCCATGCTCATT GATTACATGTTCTTTGAGGTTGGCAAGGCAATCCGTTGA